Proteins from a single region of Procambarus clarkii isolate CNS0578487 chromosome 62, FALCON_Pclarkii_2.0, whole genome shotgun sequence:
- the LOC138354402 gene encoding serine-aspartate repeat-containing protein I-like produces MQYSTSQGDTLGDTPWPTPRVTPRVTHPGKTPRVTHPGRHPGRHPGRLPGRHTGRHPGRHPGPPPWPTSWATPWPTPWATQWATPLGDTLGDTLADILADTLADILGDTLADTLGRHPGRHPGRHPANTLGDTLADTLGDTLADTLGDTLALTLADILGDTLADILGDIMADTLGDTLADTLRDTLADILGDTQADILGDTLADTLTDTLGDTLADILADTLADILGDTLGDTLADILGDTLGDTLSNTLADTLADTVADTLGDTLADTLTDTVADTLGDTLTDTLGDTLGDTWANTLADTLGDTLTDTLGDTLTDTLADTLGDTLTDTLGDTLTDTLGDTLADTLADTLSDTLADTLADTLGDTLADILGDTLGDTPADTLGDTLADTLSDTLADTLADTLGDTLADILGDTLADTLGDTLADTLTDTLADTLGDTLADTLTDTLADTLADTLADTLTDTLGDTLADTLADTLADTLADTLTDTLADTLTDTLGDTLADTLADTLGLFWVSIK; encoded by the coding sequence ATGCAATATTCCACCAGCCAGGGTGACACCTTGGGTGACACACCCTGGCCGACACCCAGGGTGACACCCAGGGTGACACACCCTGGCAAGACACCCAGGGTGACACACCCTGGCCGACACCCTGGGCGACACCCTGGCCGACTCCCTGGCCGACACACTGGGCGACACCCTGGCCGACACCCTGGGCCGCCACCCTGGCCGACATCCTGGGCGACACCTTGGCCGACACCCTGGGCGACACAATGGGCGACACCCCTGGGCGACACCCTGGGCGACACCCTGGCCGACATCCTGGCCGACACCCTGGCCGACATCCTGGGCGACACCCTGGCCGACACCCTGGGCCGACACCCTGGCCGACATCCTGGGCGACACCCTGCCAACACCCTGGGCGACACCCTGGCCGACACCCTGGGCGACACCCTAGCCGACACCCTGGGCGACACCCTGGCCTTAACCCTGGCCGACATCCTGGGCGACACCCTGGCCGACATCCTGGGCGACATCATGGCCGACACCCTGGGCGACACCCTGGCCGACACTCTGCGAGACACCCTGGCCGACATCCTGGGCGACACCCAGGCTGACATCCTGGGCGACACCCTGGCCGACACCCTGACCGACACCCTGGGCGACACCCTGGCCGACATCCTGGCCGACACCCTGGCCGACATCCTGGGCGACACCCTGGGCGACACCCTGGCCGACATCCTGGGCGACACCCTGGGCGACACCCTGAGCAACACCCTGGCCGACACCCTGGCCGACACCGTGGCCGACACACTGGGCGACACCCTGGCCGACACCCTGACCGACACCGTGGCCGACACCCTGGGCGACACCCTGACCGACACTCTGGGCGACACCCTGGGCGACACCTGGGCCAACACCCTGGCCGACACCCTGGGCGACACCCTGACTGACACCCTGGGCGACACCCTGACCGACACCCTGGCCGACACCCTGGGCGACACCCTGACCGACACCCTGGGCGACACCCTGACTGACACCCTGGGCGACACCCTGGCCGACACCCTGGCCGACACCCTGAGCGACACCCTGGCCGACACCCTGGCCGACACCCTGGGCGACACCCTGGCTGACATCCTGGGCGACACCCTGGGCGACACCCCAGCCGACACCCTGGGCGACACCCTGGCCGACACCCTGAGCGACACCCTGGCCGACACCCTGGCCGACACCCTGGGCGACACCCTGGCTGACATCCTGGGCGACACCCTGGCCGACACCCTGGGCGACACCCTGGCCGACACCCTGACCGACACCCTGGCCGACACCCTGGGCGACACCCTGGCCGACACCCTGACCGACACCCTGGCCGACACCCTGGCCGACACCCTGGCCGACACCCTGACCGACACCCTGGGCGACACCCTGGCcgacaccctggctgacaccctgGCCGACACCCTGGCCGACACCCTGACCGACACCCTGGCCGACACCCTGACCGACACCCTGGGCGACACTCTGGCCGACACCCTGGCCGACACCCTGGGGTTGTTTTGGGTGAGTATTAAGTAA
- the LOC138354401 gene encoding uncharacterized protein has translation MCHSGHPTTTSTPPRPPPHHDLHPTTTSTPPRPPPHHDLHPTTTSTPPRPPPHHDLHPHHDLHPHHDLHPTTTSTPPRPPPHHDLHPTTTSTPPRPPPHHDLHPHHDLHPHHDLHPTTTSTPPRPPPRHDLHPATTSTPPRPPPYHDLHPTTTSTLTTTSTLTTTSTLTTTSTPPRPPPHHDLHPTTTSTLTTTSTTPRPPPHHDHHPTTTSTPPRPPPRHDLHPTTTTTPPRPPPHHDPHPTTTSTPPRPPPPPRPPPHHDLHPTTTSTPTTTSTPP, from the coding sequence ATGTGTCACAGCGGGCACCCCACCACGACCTCCACCCCACCACGACCTCCACCCCACCACGACCTCCACCCCACCACGACCTCCACCCCACCACGACCTCCACCCCACCACGACCTCCACCCCACCACGACCTCCACCCCACCACGACCTCCACCCCACCACGACCTCCACCCTCACCACGACCTCCACCCTCACCACGACCTCCACCCCACCACGACCTCCACCCCACCACGACCTCCACCCCACCACGACCTCCACCCCACCACGACCTCCACCCCACCACGACCTCCACCCCACCACGACCTCCACCCTCACCACGACCTCCACCCTCACCACGACCTCCACCCCACCACGACCTCCACCCCGCCACGACCTCCACCCCGCCACGACCTCCACCCCGCCACGACCTCCACCCCGCCACGACCTCCACCCTACCACGACCTCCACCCCACCACGACCTCCACCCTCACCACGACCTCCACCCTCACCACGACCTCCACCCTCACCACGACCTCCACCCCACCACGACCTCCACCCCACCACGACCTCCACCCCACCACGACCTCCACCCTCACCacgacctccaccacaccacgacctccaccccaccacgaccaccaccccaccacgacCTCCACCCCGCCACGACCTCCACCCCGCCACGACCTCcaccccaccacgaccaccaccccaccacgtcctccaccccaccacgacccccaccccaccacgacctccaccccaccacgacccccacccccaccacgacCTCCACCCCACCACGACCTCCACCCCACCACGACCTCCACCCCTACCACGACCTCCACCCCACCATGa